One window of the Brevibacterium limosum genome contains the following:
- a CDS encoding MDR family MFS transporter — translation MSAASQTAEKAPLVLTKRTIILIFSALMAAMFLATLDQTIVSTAMPTIVGELDGVEHQAWLVTIYLLAMTIVMPLYGKFGDMWGRKIIFLVAIAIFVVGSFGSGMAQNFWELIAWRGFQGLGGGGLMILSQAIIADIIPASERGKYMGPLGGLFAISSVLGPVLGGFFTQHMDWRWCFWINVPIGIVAFLIALFALKLPSHRSEQKVDVLGIVLMVATTSQLILVTSWGGHDYDWDSPTIIGLIIGTIVAGALFVLVESKVSNPIIPIHLFRNPTFVLSTTIGLLLGLGMFSAMAFLPTFLQMATGTDVTGSGLLMLPMMAGVMLTSIVSGIIVSKTGKYKIYPLAGTLIAGAALAWMTTMTADTSMVLIGGMIFTMGFGLGLVMQIIVLVIQNSVDPKLVGTATSTNNYFREIGASVGTALFGSIFTTRLSDKIAEAMQGLPADAANAAAGAPSTDSLTPESVADLPGPIHDLVVGAYADALAPSFWYMVPVFLVAFVLAWFLPQLRLSDVAGMVARGEAVYGEDMGGHAGAGTAQNEGRVATISVSDGARAGSGVDAGEIHRVDGDRPEATGDGVRSGADGGRGLVAGDHPAADEADRAWLDPAKEQYRLK, via the coding sequence ATGAGTGCTGCATCACAGACGGCCGAGAAGGCCCCGCTCGTCCTGACGAAGCGGACGATCATCCTCATCTTCTCGGCGCTCATGGCCGCGATGTTCCTCGCGACCCTCGACCAGACGATCGTGTCCACGGCGATGCCGACGATCGTCGGCGAACTCGACGGCGTCGAGCATCAGGCCTGGCTGGTCACTATCTATCTGCTGGCGATGACCATCGTCATGCCGCTCTACGGCAAGTTCGGCGATATGTGGGGCCGAAAGATCATCTTCCTCGTGGCCATCGCGATCTTCGTCGTCGGCTCGTTCGGCTCGGGTATGGCGCAGAACTTCTGGGAACTCATCGCCTGGCGCGGCTTCCAGGGACTCGGCGGCGGCGGACTGATGATCCTGTCCCAGGCGATCATCGCCGACATCATCCCCGCCAGCGAACGCGGAAAGTACATGGGTCCGCTCGGCGGGCTGTTCGCGATCTCAAGTGTTCTCGGACCGGTCCTCGGCGGTTTCTTCACCCAGCACATGGACTGGCGCTGGTGCTTCTGGATCAACGTGCCGATCGGCATCGTCGCCTTCCTCATCGCCCTCTTCGCGCTCAAGCTCCCGAGCCATCGATCGGAACAGAAGGTCGACGTCCTCGGAATCGTCCTCATGGTCGCCACGACCTCTCAGCTCATCCTCGTCACCAGCTGGGGCGGTCACGATTACGACTGGGATTCCCCGACGATCATCGGCCTCATCATCGGCACCATCGTCGCCGGAGCCCTTTTCGTCCTCGTCGAGTCCAAGGTGTCGAACCCGATCATCCCGATCCACCTGTTCCGCAATCCGACGTTCGTCCTCTCGACGACCATCGGCCTGCTGTTGGGGCTGGGCATGTTCTCCGCGATGGCGTTCCTGCCGACCTTCCTGCAGATGGCCACGGGCACCGATGTCACCGGATCCGGGCTGCTCATGCTGCCGATGATGGCCGGCGTCATGCTCACCTCGATCGTCTCGGGCATCATCGTGTCGAAGACGGGCAAGTACAAGATCTACCCGCTGGCCGGCACTCTCATCGCCGGTGCGGCGCTGGCGTGGATGACGACGATGACCGCGGACACGTCGATGGTGCTCATCGGCGGCATGATCTTCACGATGGGCTTCGGTCTGGGCCTGGTCATGCAGATCATCGTCCTCGTCATCCAGAACTCCGTGGATCCGAAGCTGGTCGGCACGGCCACTTCGACGAACAACTACTTCCGAGAGATCGGAGCCTCGGTCGGCACCGCCCTGTTCGGGTCGATCTTCACCACCCGTCTGTCGGACAAGATCGCCGAGGCGATGCAGGGTCTGCCGGCGGATGCGGCCAATGCGGCCGCCGGGGCCCCGTCGACCGATTCCCTCACGCCCGAATCCGTGGCCGATCTGCCCGGCCCGATCCACGACCTCGTGGTCGGAGCCTATGCGGATGCGCTGGCACCGTCGTTCTGGTACATGGTCCCTGTCTTCCTCGTGGCCTTCGTGCTCGCGTGGTTCCTCCCGCAGCTCAGACTCTCCGACGTCGCCGGAATGGTTGCCCGCGGTGAGGCCGTCTACGGAGAGGACATGGGCGGGCACGCAGGTGCGGGCACCGCACAGAACGAGGGCCGCGTCGCCACGATCTCCGTGTCCGACGGAGCCCGGGCGGGCTCCGGCGTCGATGCGGGAGAGATCCACCGCGTCGACGGCGATCGGCCGGAGGCGACCGGCGATGGGGTGCGGTCAGGAGCCGACGGCGGCCGTGGTCTCGTCGCGGGAGACCACCCCGCGGCGGACGAGGCGGATCGTGCGTGGCTCGACCCGGCCAAAGAGCAGTACCGGCTGAAGTGA